Proteins from one Choloepus didactylus isolate mChoDid1 chromosome 4, mChoDid1.pri, whole genome shotgun sequence genomic window:
- the CLEC14A gene encoding C-type lectin domain family 14 member A, with the protein MRPALALCLLWQALCPEPGLSEHPTADRAGCSASGACYSLHHATIKRLAAQEACNLRGGALSTVRGGAELRAVLALLRAGPGPGGGSKDLVFWVALERTKSHCTQENELLRGFSWLYPDGGGTESETLQWAEEPQRSCTSRSCAGLLATGGIEPTGWKEMRCYLRADGYLCKYEFDGLCPAPRPGAASNLNYRAPFQLHSAALDFSPPGTK; encoded by the exons ATGAGGCCCGCCCTCGCCCTGTGCCTCCTCTGGCAGGCGCTCTGCCCTGAGCCGGGCCTTAGCGAGCACCCCACAGCCGACCGCGCCGGATGCTCGGCCTCGGGAGCCTGCTACAGCCTGCACCACGCTACCATCAAGCGTCTGGCGGCCCAGGAGGCCTGCAATCTGCGCGGCGGGGCGCTCAGCACTGTGCGCGGAGGCGCTGAGCTCCGCGCAGTGCTCGCTCTCCTGCGGGCGGGTCCGGGGCCCGGAGGAGGCTCCAAAGACCTTGTGTTCTGGGTTGCGCTAGAACGCACAAAATCCCACTGCACCCAGGAGAACGAACTGCTGCGGGGTTTCTCCTGGCTGTACCCCGACGGCGGCGGGACGGAAAGCGAGACGCTGCAGTGGGCGGAGGAGCCCCAACGCTCCTGCACCTCCAGGAGTTGCGCGGGTCTCCTGGCTACCGGAGGGATAGAACCCACAGGCTGGAAGGAAATGAGATGCTACCTGCGCGCCGACGGCTACCTGTGCAAGTATGAGTTTGACGGCTTGTGCCCCGCGCCGCGCCCTGGGGCCGCCTCCAATTTGAATTACCGCGCGCCCTTCCAGTTACATAGCGCCGCGCTGGACTTCAGCCCCCCGGGGACCAAG tga